The Setaria viridis chromosome 6, Setaria_viridis_v4.0, whole genome shotgun sequence genome includes the window AATCCAGGATTAACTATGCCCTCTGTTCATCTCTTGCAAGCACGTGCAACACATTTTCACGATATGGACATGCATGGAGGTTATTATACTGTTTGGACAAACTCTGATGTGCCATGACCTAAAtgcttagggcctgtttggtttgagttgcttattataagcaacttaaagttgcttaaagttgcttatttgaagttgcttatttttagtctaaactgtttggatacccttgcttatgagCATTGAATGAGTTGGACATTGTCAAATTTGCCCCATGTGTTGCTACCCCTCCAATTTGCCTccccacccttcttcttcctgcacaCGTCCGATCCCGGGGGCCGACGGCGGgcagggagcagcagcagctggccagggcggcggtggggcgggagcggcggcgcacaCCAGCACGCGCTCGCACGCCAGGTGCTAGGGCGCGGCGAGGCAGTCGTCGTAGCCCACCGGGAGCGGGTGCTCGGGCGCGAGGCGGTACTCGACGGAGATGCCGAGCgtcgggcgcgcggcggcgagcgcgttgAGGAAGCGATGGTAGTGCGGCGACGTCGCGGACTCCGCcacgaagccgccgccgtggacgTACACCACCACGGGCAGCTTCGTCTtgccgtcggcggccgcggccgcggcctggGGTGGCAGGTAGAGGCGGACGGAGCAGGAGCCGAGGTCGACGTCCCTGGAGTCGACGCCCGTGGCGGCGTCCAGGCTGGgcccgaccggcggcggcacgagcggGCGCTCGATGCGGCCGCTCTTGTAAATCCGACGGGTCTgtgcggaggcgggcggcgggcgggagcggcgggtgggagcggcggcaggtggtgcggaggccggcggcggcgggtggcgcggaggaaggggagctggtgagtggtgacaggggagggggggagagagagggggggtagggtgcattgaatgagggcaggaggtgtaaagtgcaccttttagtCCCCATGAGCAACCATAAGCAGcccaagagttgcttatttgcttataataagcaacctcataagcaagagtgattggtttcataagcaacttatttgcttattttaagttgcttatgcataagcatgtGAAACCAAGCAGGTCCTTAACCTATGGTTGTGGCACCACACAGTACATAGTATTTAATAATGCTATTCGTTTGGTATGTGCACAAGGGCACGCATGAAATGTCTGGCCCACGGTAAACAAGTACGGACGCTGCAAATAATCTACTCTGCTCGTCCAGTCCCTAGCCTATAAATAGATGCCATGCTAGCTCTTGTTGTGCTCACAATTAATCCTGACTACACACGAGCTTCTCTCCCTGGCCAAGACACAATCATAGTATGATGAAGAACATGGCACTAGCCGGCAATGGTATGAAGAACTTAATCCTCGCTGTTCTCTTACTGTGTCTAGTTATAGGGCAGATACAAGTGGAAGCTAAGAGCTGCTGCCCATCCATTACTGCAAGAAATATCTACAATGCCTGCCGTATCACGGGTACATCCCGTCCAACGTGTGCAAAACTGTCAGGCTGCAAAATTATCAGCGGGGACAAATGCAAGCCCCCTAACGACCACCTCACCCTTGACCCGGACACTggtaaataataaatttatctcACTTGATTTCTTCGTGTTTTGAGTCGTTAATGTATTTTCCATCTGATGAAACGTATTGGTTTTGCATTGAAGAGGAAGTTAATGTGCTTAACTTCTGCAAGTTGGGGTGTGCGTCGTCTGTGTGCAACAACATCAACGCTGGTAAGCACCTTTTGCTCAGACGGAGAAAACAATAATCATTAATTAGCGGCAGCTAGAATCCTATAATctaatatatttatatatatatataattttatcAGCTCTGGGAAATGAAGAGGCGAACGATGCCGTTGAGAGTTGCGACCAAGCCTGCTCTAGCTTCTGCAACGTGCACGTTGGCGCTGCCACCGTGGTTGCTTAAGCAAATGCATCCAACTGGATCGTCCTTGTGCTAAATAATTGGATATCGTATCCACTTAAAGCTGCCTTGTGTAGTACGTTTTTGTTTGTGTCTCTCTTTATATTCCAATAAGGTCGGTGATCTTGATGCCACACACTCAGACGTGTGTTCATCTCCAGATACTACTCCATGCTACCTGCCCTTTGTGTTTTGTTCAATAACTGGGTATCATATCCCAGCCAGTGTGCCATCTGTTTTGTGTTTATTTCCTTCTAGTTTCAAAGGGGTTATCATGATGTTACCTTCTTTCGATATGGTGCTTTGCATGACTACTGTTGTATGGTACCATCTTGTTGGCCAATAAATACATCTTATCCTATGACCCTTTGCTATGACCCTTTGCAAATAAGTACAAGATTGTTAAATACTCGGTATAAATTGACTACTGCTGTGAGTTCCCTTTCAGCTTATCGTAGGCATACATTATTGCTAGCACGGTGAAGACAACCAACACGAATGGTCAAGTAAACGTACCGGTACTTTTGTATACCAACACCCTTGCTTAAATGTACCGGTGTTACTCCCCACTGGCACATATATTCTTATATGCTAGCCGGCTTGAAAATTAACcgattaaaataattatttcaagACAGAAATAACTTATCGGCTTCTCGAAGCATGTGTAATGTGAATTCAAGGACTCGATGGAAGTTGAATCGCTTCATCTAGATTGCTTTCAGGATTTTGGGTAACTAAATGTAACATTTGCACATACAAATGTTAATGtacaaatattaaatatagttacCCAAGCAGAATATGAAGATACtctatagtatatatatactatataaatCTAGTTAACATTTAGTCTAAATGTTAAATCTAGTTACCTAAAATCCTGAAagcaaaatgtataaatatatatctTTTAAGGAATCCCAAAGCAAGAGTTCAGTGGCATTCTATAGTCCCATGCTGCTAGTTTGAGTTGGTCGAAGCCAACTTAAATAGGAGAGCTCTCTCACTTCTCTAAATACGTAACTGAAGGAGAGAAGGGGGCTTGGTTACacaacgcacgcacgcacgcatatTTGTGTTCTTTTCGCGTAACCAACCGCGTGACTTGAAACTTGCGACGTAGCGTGCTGCCAAGTCAAGTTGATATAACCTTTTTGCCGTTGGCGTGTAATCTTTTGACAACGGTCATTGGAGGTGATAAGCACGCAGTCAATACCTTAATCCTGAGTTAATAGGGCGGTTACTACTGCCAATTAGTGGGGCAATTTTGTAGGGGAAACGGTTAGCAGAGGGCTACCGTCTTCTCTATAAGAAGTTCTGGAGACGTCCAGGAACACACATGTACATGTGAGAGACCCACGAATTCCTTCCCATCTCCCTTTTCCATCTGGTGAAGTGTGCTGTGGTACTGAGCTGCTGGATCTCGCCGGCTCTTCTCCTTGGCGTGCACCGAGGAGGAGGGTGAGCGGTATCTCCGAGCTATTGCCGTCAGGAAGCCTGCACGAGGGACAACAATAAAGTTTTTGGGTAGCGCAACTGCGCAACCGCTCGATTCGATCGACTATGTTCTGCGTTGCCTCATCTTCGATCTGCACTGCAACACGTAACCCTGCAGCAAGTCTACATGAGGATGGAGCACTAATCTGTAAGTCCTAGATTGGTTTCTTATAGAGTTGTAGGTTACACAAGATCTAGAATTGTTACATACTTATTATTCTGGGTTACATGATGTTTTGTACGGTTACGTCTATTTTGCATATGCTATTTTTACATACCGTTTACATGCATATGTAATGGTTACGCCTAGCTATTTGAATCTAGAATTGGGTTACATAGCAGTAGCAATGACTTACGTAATATGCCTCATGTTTATATCTGGTAGAATTTAACACGTATCTCCAACATATTTTGAGGCAGTATAAATTTCAATTCCTTTTGCTGCTCTTTTAAATCCCGTCTTTCGTGTGGCCCAACACTCTAGTATGCATGTAGCACCAAGCTTGTTTGAGCCGCTTTGTGCTCTGATTTTGCTGTCTGTATCAGGTTGGACTGTTTCTTTGTCTTGCGATGTATAGCTTCATATCTTCTAGAGGTTAGACAGCAAAACCCGCGTTCTCTTAAGGCAACAACTCGAAGAATCTGCAGCGCCCCTGATATATCACTGCTGCAGAAACGATCTTTAGTACTGATCTCCAACCCCCTCTAGTATCGGTTTGGCAATCAGTACCACTAcgtcggtactaaagggagttCTCTAGAATCAGgtcaaataactggtactaaaagggCTCCTTTACTaccagttggtaacaccaatagGTAGTAACTTTTTTTGCACccaaaaaattaaagaaaaacagCTGGGAGGCTCGCGCACACACGCATCATTAGTAATATGTGTGTGCATGGTTTGTGGGATTCCAATCCACGACCAAGCTATAAGCACGTAGTTACAAAAAATTAAACACTTAGACATTTTAGAGCATCCCAAATAACTACAAATTCTATAGTTTACCATATACCATAAAATATTAGTTAAAATAAGAGCATACACATGTCGGAAGAGTCCCAATGCACCGGTTGAGGATCAGACCAGGCACTTTGAATGCACATGCCATAAGATAATTCTGCAGGACGATGATTGCAATAATGGACCATCAAGAAGATACGGGCGATGGGTTTGCCTCATCAATTATCACTTGGCGCAACAAGACCAGCAAAGTCTTTATCGACAGGGGTGGATCAACGGGTGGGGCGGGCAGAGCTCCAGTCCTCCTACCGCCACTCGAACAATGGAGCCCCCCTTAGCCCCTCCATAAATTTTTAggtagaagaaaaaagaagagaagggaaggaagaggaagaagagggagccCCTCCTAAGTAGGTCGCCATCATGCATCCCAACGCATGATCGCCGCACCGCATCCATTCCTCTACAAGCCTCCAGTGTCTCTCCCGCCGCTACCTCTGAACCATGTGCAGCTGCAGACCCAACTAGTGTCTTGTCGCCCATCTCGGTCCCAAtagagcggcggcggttgccagcacaaatctccctccacctcttcttcatggTCGATGGCCGCCACAAGCATAAACCTCGCCTTCGCATCCACGCAAAAGGGTCGCTGGGGTGCCTTCTTGCATCGCTTCTCAGCCTCCTTCACTTGCGGCCAGCCAAGAACCGTGCCACCACCTCAGGTGCGCGCCACCGCTCCAGGGCTGCTACCCCATGcctgcggccgccgccagccaccacgcGTGTCGAACCGCGTCGCACCGCTTCCCTGCTCTGTGCCACCACTGCTGCTATACCACCAGCTCCACCACATTGGGCTGGTCGCCAGGGTGACTGATTGGTGgattattactcaaaataagtTCCTTATTATTTGCAACTACTATTAACTCGCGGATACATGCATGTTTTGCTTCTCCTGCTAATATGTCCTAAAATATCTAGGATACCTTATATTTCTAGACAGAGgaagtatttgaataaaatgaaccaatttaaaaaaaatgtgttgTACACTACTACAGAAAGACCTATCAGTGTCAAAGGTTGGCGGTGATGGGCATCCCCTTCAACAACGGCACTGGAGCCGACGGTGATTGACATTAGAAAACAAAAAAGGGGACCCCACCTAGCCACCCCTTCAACCCGGCCGGCCGTGCCTCCCCTCGTCCCCGCCACCTCGCCTCCCCCATGaccccccgccggcgccgttgcGCCTAGCCCCCTCGCCTGCCCGGCTGGCCACCCTCGTCACAAGAGACAGAGGTGCATGTTGTATAATTGCGTGAattttttaatgtttaatttcatgtaagtttcatgtaataaattgtacaagttttATTGTATATATGAATTCCATATATACATATTTataatttaatgtatggtttcatgtgtatatttcaatcaTGTGTATACTTAGTAGATTGccaattttctttttctagtAGACAAGGGTTGATGTATAATTACGTGTATATGTTTATTGTACGGGCAATTAGGACAAGTTTTGTATAAATTTCctttatttcatggttgttgtatggtttcatgtatATTCATTTATTGTACTACTTGagacaatttttaatttaatgtttcTATGATTAGATGTGtgtaaaactaattgtattATTAGTTAAGATGGGAGCCAaagaggatgaaaggtatataatggagcagattattgctggcggTAGTGGCTCAAACGTTGCAAGAACCTACACCGAGGGTGAGGGGAGCTAGGTGGACATGTACCTCAACATCTCCAGTGATGGCAATGACGATGAGGAGCACGAGCATGATGTTTATGATAGTGCAGAACAAGACATTGCAGAATTGGAAGGTTCTAATGAGGTGTGCTTCATGTTGACGATCTGGTTGGCTTTTTTTCTTTGGTCACACCTTAGTTACGATAGAACTTCGTCTCGGGAGAAGATTAGTTGTGCTATGGTGATTGGAATTTTATTACCTCCAAATCTGATTTCCATCGAATCATATCCCTTGTATTTATCTTCTTTTTATTTGTGAGAGCATCTTCTTTATGCttgcaaaacaattcaagtgCACATACTACCCCTAGGGTGACGATTAGGAGTAGAAACAATTGCCACCAACCAACACCACATCCTAAGATTCTTAACTTGTGGCATAATTAGTCTAgtaaaaagaaagataaaaaccTAATGGGTGTACGTGAGTGCAATGTGTATATGCATATGAGTGGAAGGCATATAAGCAAAGACAATATTTACACATAGTTCTAAAAACCATGTTTACAGCTAGGTTGTTGAATTTCTCCATAGCTATAGAGATTAATTAACCAAGGTCAAAACACCATGTCTATCCCAAGATCAGTAATTCTTTAtagcacaagaaaaagaaagcgcATTGCAAAGTttataaaccaaccaatgcaGCATGAAAACAAGATGAATAGCTAACAAGGTTTATTAAACTGAATGATGATGGTCTGCAAGCAAGTTTAAACACCATCTTTACACAAGATTGCAAATGGAAAATGCCCATATGAAGCACTAACATGGATATGAAATCATTCATCATAAAGCGTAAAGAACAACCAAGCCAACCATATGCAAAGCATGAATGGAATGCAATGAAGGTGCAAGTGAAATTTTTTGGATGAACACATTATAATGATGGcaaaatgcaatgcatgcagaaaaataaatatgaacATGAATATGATGATCAGGGGCGGACCCACTATTGTGGCCTGGGTATTCCTAGGCATACCCAATATTTTTGGGAAAATGTTTAGTAGTTTTTAAAGGTATATACATGTATAATATAGTTTATGTGTTAAAACTGATATTCACACCTATTTTGGGCTCCAATTCGCGTCCAAACCAACCTGGCCCACAGACCacacccggccggccggcccatcGGCCCATCTAGTCACTGATCCCCCCACCACCATACTCAGCCCGTCAGTCGGTCAGGTCCCGAGCTCCTGCCTGACCTAGTCCGCTACCGCCACCAGGTGCCAGGCACAGCCGCAcgcaccgcgccgcccccgtccACCCACATCCGCCGCACGGCCGTGCCGCGCCCCCCAACCCCCGCGGTGAGATCCCGCCGCCCGCTACCGCCAAACCCCATTAGGCCTCCACCAGCAGGTCCACCCACGGTCCCGCACGATGTGGCAGCCTCTTGGCTCTCGGCACTCGCGGCGCGCCAGTGCTGGCGCAGCCCCACCAGGCGACTGCCCCCCCCCCCTACCGGGCCTCGGCCCCTCCCCAGCTCCCCCCCTCCACCAGGACTACCTGCTGCCCCCCACTGCGAGGTAATCGAAATCGACTGCTCAATCTCTCAATCTGTTGACATGATGCACACGGTTGCAAAAATAGATGTGTCAAAATAGATGTATTGCCAATTGCTATAGATGCATACGGTTGACATGAAGAAGTCAAAAATGACATTTGGTTCCTTGTAGGCAGTCAAAAATGGAGAAGTCAAAAAATATTGATCTGAAATCAATGTGGGAAAGGGCTACGAAGACACGCAGGTAGATTCCCTTGTGAACTTTTTATGTCATTCgtctaaatatttttttgcaatgGGCATACCCTACTCTAAAATCATAGGTCCGCGACTGATGATGATggtctaaaaataaaacaagcctaaatTAATTAGCCACAACTGAAATTAAGCAAAGGTTAATTTCATTGACCCTAGCTCTATCCTAGCTTTTACCAAAGTCCCGGCACATATAGTGATTGGGCCCACTCTCTCTGCTTCCCTCTTTGCTGCATGCACGCACACGAGCAACGGGAGGCCCGACGAAGCCCAgaagggttcggccgaaccagtCTGAGCACCGCTCCCTCCCAGCCTTCGCGCAGATGCTCCTCCAACGTTCCTTGACCCCTCCCTCAGTGTCCCGTTGGGTTTAACATTGCAGGAGAGGAGTCCCTTTTTTAAAATCTcaaccacctcctctcctcattCACTCCACTCTCATCTCCATCAAACTCACCAAGATCCACACCGGAAATCTCTACTTACCACCATGGCTGGCAAAGCCCTCATCCCTTTCACCAACTTGGGCTTGACCACTGATCTCGATCGGGAAATCACTCAGGCAAATGTCATTGTCCCTGTTGGCAATCTGGCGATGGAGGAGGTCCAGGCACTAGAGGTCGAGCCCCTAGCCATCATACCACCCAAGGGGTGAAGCAGGGGCGTGACAGGCGCTGCTAGGGGTTCAGCCGAACTCCCAGTTTGGCCAAACCAGGAcggcgccgcctcggcctcccgcTCGACTGCACGCTCGCCCTTGCCAAGGAGGACTCCAGAACAGCGGGCGCGTGCGTCGAGTCCCTACAGAAGGCTGAAATACAACGAATATCTAGGGTCACCCTCAAAGATGGGCGAACGCTACGTCGGGTCCTTGTTTGACTAGTACGGCGATGCATTCTGCCACTGCTATGAGGAGGAATTGTGGGCAGAAAGTCAGCTACCACAAACTTGCCTCCGAATATTTGGAGTGCGAACCTTGGATGGTGGTTGTGGAGAGCCCAAGCCATACCTCGCACCCTTGGAGATGTAATTGGCTGGATTGCTTGGTTCGTCTCTAGAGGGTGACAAGGTCAGGCGCCACCTCTCACTGCTGCCAGTCAGAAGGCCGAGGGGCTAGTTTCAACATTGTAATGAGAATCTCCGAAGGCCACCATGGTTAAGCAGCTATCCTCCATGATCATAGACTTACGTTTAGAAAATAGGAGGCTTAGCGATGCGTTAATAGAGCAGAAGTTAGAAACAGAAGAACTTAAGGACAACTTCCGTGTCCTTCGCCGTGGTCTTTGTGCTAAGATAAAACGCTTGTACAATGCCATGGGGCATGACGGTCTCTACGATGCAACTCAATAGACGTGCCCCTTGTATCCTTTCCTTTAGGCACTTTAGAATATGTTTATTTGTTTCCCTTCATTTTAATTTCCAATCAGATTGTTAGCGCCTCCAATTTAATTTCAATAAAGTGTAGACTCACCGGTCATCCAACCTGATGGAGTCCTT containing:
- the LOC117861837 gene encoding probable carboxylesterase 13, with protein sequence TRRSRPPPASAQTRRIYKSGRIERPLVPPPVGPSLDAATGVDSRDVDLGSCSVRLYLPPQAAAAAADGKTKLPVVVYVHGGGFVAESATSPHYHRFLNALAAARPTLGISVEYRLAPEHPLPVGYDDCLAAP